In Hippoglossus stenolepis isolate QCI-W04-F060 chromosome 13, HSTE1.2, whole genome shotgun sequence, a single genomic region encodes these proteins:
- the LOC118120130 gene encoding uncharacterized protein KIAA2012 homolog isoform X2: MKEFSLSLLSRGCGRLISSKRNPGRHDGRLDVCFTPQDYYIWKSQEPLLHLSNSGRLLVKAESTLPKTYSTRRGPLLLYSQDLVSTENKCGSVAGNRKKRVVQHYSQQVEQQLSTLKELTSAILSYSNNQCSYSRLAPSLFPLLHVPPVPNVRFPNPQPACSTPAQPSPELFVQHNPVWLPAEENTEQLENQPEDKEELDNRSRVRLDVFLQITCTSRSPTPQTETQPWVHYVALTPEEPEEDKEYSDMCLQQTESSQYTEINHHSTGEELHYPHMNCVYDMADDRDCSIWRNSETLSDKGNCERSMSGNRHRRTGLYLPPVELGNSACSRSCGEKTDGSDGAKHCAQRLPPIAGATARVIQAQNQQDIRPRSEKDTVQSRENLNRFRLPPLVLSPLFPEQKEPPPAVGVSGCVVGRIGPGRQSSLAFLQNRLPDLQNPFGSRDADRGVVRGLLPLELRDLQNGKSVGSLILGPDGEIIQLSLYDNNSQHPSQVDNGTQQQALQVLSTEGETLPWIIVLQSEDTPRDGAVELNTDALISNVQQHLPKHKGTESHVSVGQFATGERRLRTKLFQDVHGSTETNICPATSRPDTVAVTLKKTKSAEAGTETLTKPKKDGRNNVRITPLREKVGTEEQRGGDAEAEVEEEDEKGQTGHLSPSHRPGQSRKKHHDKEDMFGSEQNISPTDATTEETVDRRRRNIKKKDTEEAAITTGTSGITTAESEGQKTSRISRDGGWPRQKTEDTSQPIRSQKPEERTNRGTTETHDDSAPPSSKKQTRDEREVKRGQVKKNEGHERGGGAAARQKEVSTGKKRGRRGRQTHKELVVESDDDPVEKGEVEINQELEEEESFLKSPASPSATQKHKTEAKMCEDVETDCLSSNDEHRNIRSVSSLRSSDTASHLHQRNSRGSAASSWGGAMIASATGFSSACGRLSSCSTVMVADEQLMLNPVKPELPRMSQEEAAALRLAQRAERRRQEVERKRREREEEERRQQEREQTEERMKSELEGERRKRAEELRLKKLAEEEQRRRHEEEEQARVRREQAKREMERRSQEERRRQMERLQRMREEEERRRKAELERLQMEEQQRQEEENMKLQEMDESERIEYLRVKEQEEEERRKKEEENKRREEEAALLGAEQARMQAEQLAREVALLHQQLAFKRGLVLEAGGLEKTQGISRPWIYSYFSLLQLLGLTPSQAETTI, from the exons ATGAAGGagttttctctgtctctgctgagtCGAGGCTGTGGTCGATTGATCTCGTCCAAGAGAAATCCTGGAAGACATGATGGACGGCTGGACGTCTGCTTCACACCACAG GATTACTACATCTGGAAGTCCCAGGAGCCTCTGCTGCATTTGTCCAACAGTGGTCGCCTACTTGTAAAAGCAGAGTCAACCCTTCCAAAGACGTACAGCACTCGTAGGGGCCCACTGCTACTGTACTCCCAG GACCTGGTTTCAACGGAAAACAAATGTGGGTCAGTGGCTGGTAACAGGAAGAAGCGGGTTGTGCAACATTACTCTCAACAAGTGGAACAGCAGCTCAGCACCCTGAAGGAGCTGACATCGGCCATTTTGAGCTACAGCAACAATCAG TGCTCCTATTCCAGACTCGCtccatccctctttcctcttcttcacgtcCCTCCAGTTCCAAATGTTCGTTTTCCTAATCCTCAGCCGGCTTGCTCCACACCAGCACAGCCCAGTCCAGAGTTGTTTGTGCAGCATAACCCAGTGTGGCttcctgcagaggaaaacactgaacaaCTGGAGAATCAACCTGAAG ATAAAGAGGAGCTGGACAACAGGAGCAGAGTCAGGCTGGATGTGTTCCTTCAAATAACATGTACCTCCAGGAGTCCAACCCCACAGACGGAGACTCAGCCCTGGGTACATTATGTAGCGTTAACCCCTGAAGAACCAGAAGAAGATAAG GAGTACTCTGACATGTGTCTGCAGCAGACTGAAAGTTCACAGTACACTGAAATAAACCACCACagtacaggagaggagctgcaTTATCCACACATGAACTGTGTCTACGACATGGCTGATGATCGAGACTGTTCCATTTggagaaacagtgaaacactCAGTGATAAAGGCAACTGTGAGAGATCGATGAGTGGGAACCGACACAGGAGAACAG GGCTGTACCTTCCTCCAGTGGAATTGGGAAATTCAGCCTGTTCCAGATCCTGCGGGGAGAAGACAGACGGG TCGGACGGTGCCAAACACTGTGCGCAACGCCTGCCTCCCATAGCAGGTGCCACCGCACGAGTGATCCAGGCTCAGAACCAGCAGGACATCCGACCACGATCAGAAAAAGACACGGTTCAGTCCAGAGAAAATCTGAATAGATTCCGTCTGCCGCCTTTGGTTCTATCCCCACTGTTTCCTGAACAAAAAG AGCCTCCTCCTGCAGTAGGAGTTTCGGGTTGTGTTGTGGGACGGATAGGTCCGGGCAGACAGAGCTCTTTGGCTTTCTTACAGAACCGACTGCCTGACCTCCAGAATCCCTTTGGGTCCAGAGATGCTGACAGAGGTGTGGTCAGGGGCCTTCTACCTCTGGAGCTGAGAG ATTTGCAGAATGGCAAATCTGTTGGCAGCCTGATCCTGGGTCCTGATGGAGAAATCATTCAACTGTCACTGTACGACAACAACAGCCAGCACCCATCTCAGGTTGATAATGGAACACAACAGCAAG CTCTCCAGGTTCTTtcaacagagggagagacgtTACCCTGGATCATTGTGCTGCAGTCTGAGGACACACCTAGAg acgGAGCAGTGGAGCTGAACACAGATGCTCTTATAAGTAACGTCCAGCAACATCTACCCAAGCATAAG GGAACAGAAAGTCACGTGTCTGTGGGTCAGTTTGCAACAGGGGAGCGAAGACTCAGAACCAAACTG TTCCAAGACGTCCATGGCTCGACTGAGACTAACATTTGTCCAGCCACCAGCCGCCCTGACACAG TGGCTGTGAccctaaaaaaaactaaaagtgcaGAAGCAGGGACGGAAACATTAACTAAACCAAAGAAGGATGGGAGAAACAATGTAAGGATAACTCCACTGAGGGAGAAGGTAGGGACGGAGGAGCAAAGAGGAGGCGACGCTGAGgcagaggtggaagaggaggatgagaaagGACAGACAGGACATTTGTCTCCGTCACATCGACCAGG TCAATCTAGAAAGAAGCATCACGATAAAGAGGATATGTTTGGCAGCGAGCAGAACATCAGTCCAACTGATGCAACAACAGAAGAAACTGTGGACAGAAGAAGGAGGAATATTAAGAAGAAGGACACAGAAGAAGCTGCAATAACAACCGG GACAAGTGGTATTACAACTGCAGAATCAGAGGGACAGAAGACGTCCAGGATcagcagagatggaggatggccgagacaaaaaacagaagacacttctcaaccaatcaggagccaGAAACCAGAGGAACGGACAAACAGAGGAACAACAGAGACTCATGACGACTCCGCTCCTCCTTCATCG AAAAAGCAAACGAGAGATGAGAGGGAAGTAAAGAGAGGACAGGTGAAGAAGAATGAAGGACacgagcgaggaggaggagcggcggCGAGGCAGAAGGAAGTGTCTACtgggaagaagagggggaggagagggaggcagacacacaaagagttAGTTGTTG AGAGCGATGACGACCCTGTGGAGAAAGGGGAGGTGGAGATCAACCAGGAgctggaagaagaagagtctTTCCTAAAATCCCCCGCAAGCCCAtcagcaacacaaaaacacaaaacagaagcaaAGATGTGTGAAGACGTGGAAACAGATTGTCTCTCCAGCAATGACGAACACAGAAACATCCGATCAGTGAGTTCACTCAGGTCCAGTGACACTGCGTCCCACCTCCATCAGAGGAACTCGAGGGGGTCTGCAGCCTCTTCCTGGGGCGGGGCAATGATAGCCAGTGCcacaggtttctcttcagcatgTGGTCGTCTGTCGTCATGTTCCACTGTCATGGTCGCGGATGAACAGCTGATGTTGAACCCAGTTAAGCCAGAG TTACCTAGAATGAGtcaggaggaggctgctgctctgCGTCTGGCCCAGcgagcagagagacggaggcaggaggtggagaggaagaggagggagcgggaggaagaggagaggaggcagcaggagagggagcagaCGGAGGAGCGGATGAAGAGCGAgctggagggggagaggaggaagagagctgAGGAGCTCAG ACTGAAGAAGctggcagaggaggagcagaggaggaggcacgaggaggaggagcaggcaaGAGTCAGACGGGAACAGGCaaaaagagaaatggagagaaggagtcaggaggaaaggaggaggcaGATGGAGCGACTGCAAAggatgagagaagaggaggaacggAGGAGGAAAG CTGAGCTTGAGCGTTTGcagatggaggagcagcagaggcaggaggaggagaacatgaaGCTACAAGAGATGGATGAGAGCGAGAGGATCGAGTACCTCCGcgtgaaggagcaggaggaagaggagaggaggaagaaagaggaggagaacaaaaggagagaagaggaggccgCTCTATTGGGCGCAGAGCAGGCCAGGATGCAAGCAGAGCAGCTCGCCAG AGAGGTGGCGCTGTTGCACCAGCAGTTGGCCTTTAAAAGGGGTCTTGTTTTGGAGGCTGGAGGTCTGGAGAAAACTCAGGGAATCTCCCGGCCGTGGATCTACTCATATTTTAGTTTACTGCAGCTACTGGGTCTGACTCCGTCTCAAGCCGAGACGACCATCTGA
- the LOC118120130 gene encoding uncharacterized protein KIAA2012 isoform X1 produces the protein MKEFSLSLLSRGCGRLISSKRNPGRHDGRLDVCFTPQDYYIWKSQEPLLHLSNSGRLLVKAESTLPKTYSTRRGPLLLYSQDLVSTENKCGSVAGNRKKRVVQHYSQQVEQQLSTLKELTSAILSYSNNQCSYSRLAPSLFPLLHVPPVPNVRFPNPQPACSTPAQPSPELFVQHNPVWLPAEENTEQLENQPEDKEELDNRSRVRLDVFLQITCTSRSPTPQTETQPWVHYVALTPEEPEEDKEYSDMCLQQTESSQYTEINHHSTGEELHYPHMNCVYDMADDRDCSIWRNSETLSDKGNCERSMSGNRHRRTGLYLPPVELGNSACSRSCGEKTDGSDGAKHCAQRLPPIAGATARVIQAQNQQDIRPRSEKDTVQSRENLNRFRLPPLVLSPLFPEQKEEMSVKQKGEREKTERSYFKKQTAAGGRRGGRGRLPSEKGATILLEPGHEPPPAVGVSGCVVGRIGPGRQSSLAFLQNRLPDLQNPFGSRDADRGVVRGLLPLELRDLQNGKSVGSLILGPDGEIIQLSLYDNNSQHPSQVDNGTQQQALQVLSTEGETLPWIIVLQSEDTPRDGAVELNTDALISNVQQHLPKHKGTESHVSVGQFATGERRLRTKLFQDVHGSTETNICPATSRPDTVAVTLKKTKSAEAGTETLTKPKKDGRNNVRITPLREKVGTEEQRGGDAEAEVEEEDEKGQTGHLSPSHRPGQSRKKHHDKEDMFGSEQNISPTDATTEETVDRRRRNIKKKDTEEAAITTGTSGITTAESEGQKTSRISRDGGWPRQKTEDTSQPIRSQKPEERTNRGTTETHDDSAPPSSKKQTRDEREVKRGQVKKNEGHERGGGAAARQKEVSTGKKRGRRGRQTHKELVVESDDDPVEKGEVEINQELEEEESFLKSPASPSATQKHKTEAKMCEDVETDCLSSNDEHRNIRSVSSLRSSDTASHLHQRNSRGSAASSWGGAMIASATGFSSACGRLSSCSTVMVADEQLMLNPVKPELPRMSQEEAAALRLAQRAERRRQEVERKRREREEEERRQQEREQTEERMKSELEGERRKRAEELRLKKLAEEEQRRRHEEEEQARVRREQAKREMERRSQEERRRQMERLQRMREEEERRRKAELERLQMEEQQRQEEENMKLQEMDESERIEYLRVKEQEEEERRKKEEENKRREEEAALLGAEQARMQAEQLAREVALLHQQLAFKRGLVLEAGGLEKTQGISRPWIYSYFSLLQLLGLTPSQAETTI, from the exons ATGAAGGagttttctctgtctctgctgagtCGAGGCTGTGGTCGATTGATCTCGTCCAAGAGAAATCCTGGAAGACATGATGGACGGCTGGACGTCTGCTTCACACCACAG GATTACTACATCTGGAAGTCCCAGGAGCCTCTGCTGCATTTGTCCAACAGTGGTCGCCTACTTGTAAAAGCAGAGTCAACCCTTCCAAAGACGTACAGCACTCGTAGGGGCCCACTGCTACTGTACTCCCAG GACCTGGTTTCAACGGAAAACAAATGTGGGTCAGTGGCTGGTAACAGGAAGAAGCGGGTTGTGCAACATTACTCTCAACAAGTGGAACAGCAGCTCAGCACCCTGAAGGAGCTGACATCGGCCATTTTGAGCTACAGCAACAATCAG TGCTCCTATTCCAGACTCGCtccatccctctttcctcttcttcacgtcCCTCCAGTTCCAAATGTTCGTTTTCCTAATCCTCAGCCGGCTTGCTCCACACCAGCACAGCCCAGTCCAGAGTTGTTTGTGCAGCATAACCCAGTGTGGCttcctgcagaggaaaacactgaacaaCTGGAGAATCAACCTGAAG ATAAAGAGGAGCTGGACAACAGGAGCAGAGTCAGGCTGGATGTGTTCCTTCAAATAACATGTACCTCCAGGAGTCCAACCCCACAGACGGAGACTCAGCCCTGGGTACATTATGTAGCGTTAACCCCTGAAGAACCAGAAGAAGATAAG GAGTACTCTGACATGTGTCTGCAGCAGACTGAAAGTTCACAGTACACTGAAATAAACCACCACagtacaggagaggagctgcaTTATCCACACATGAACTGTGTCTACGACATGGCTGATGATCGAGACTGTTCCATTTggagaaacagtgaaacactCAGTGATAAAGGCAACTGTGAGAGATCGATGAGTGGGAACCGACACAGGAGAACAG GGCTGTACCTTCCTCCAGTGGAATTGGGAAATTCAGCCTGTTCCAGATCCTGCGGGGAGAAGACAGACGGG TCGGACGGTGCCAAACACTGTGCGCAACGCCTGCCTCCCATAGCAGGTGCCACCGCACGAGTGATCCAGGCTCAGAACCAGCAGGACATCCGACCACGATCAGAAAAAGACACGGTTCAGTCCAGAGAAAATCTGAATAGATTCCGTCTGCCGCCTTTGGTTCTATCCCCACTGTTTCCTGAACAAAAAG AGGAGATGAGTGTGAAgcagaaaggagaaagagaaaaaacagagagatcttactttaaaaaacagacggcagcaggaggaagaagaggaggaagaggaaggctGCCGTCTGAGAAAGGTGCTACGATACTGCTGGAGCCCGGACATG AGCCTCCTCCTGCAGTAGGAGTTTCGGGTTGTGTTGTGGGACGGATAGGTCCGGGCAGACAGAGCTCTTTGGCTTTCTTACAGAACCGACTGCCTGACCTCCAGAATCCCTTTGGGTCCAGAGATGCTGACAGAGGTGTGGTCAGGGGCCTTCTACCTCTGGAGCTGAGAG ATTTGCAGAATGGCAAATCTGTTGGCAGCCTGATCCTGGGTCCTGATGGAGAAATCATTCAACTGTCACTGTACGACAACAACAGCCAGCACCCATCTCAGGTTGATAATGGAACACAACAGCAAG CTCTCCAGGTTCTTtcaacagagggagagacgtTACCCTGGATCATTGTGCTGCAGTCTGAGGACACACCTAGAg acgGAGCAGTGGAGCTGAACACAGATGCTCTTATAAGTAACGTCCAGCAACATCTACCCAAGCATAAG GGAACAGAAAGTCACGTGTCTGTGGGTCAGTTTGCAACAGGGGAGCGAAGACTCAGAACCAAACTG TTCCAAGACGTCCATGGCTCGACTGAGACTAACATTTGTCCAGCCACCAGCCGCCCTGACACAG TGGCTGTGAccctaaaaaaaactaaaagtgcaGAAGCAGGGACGGAAACATTAACTAAACCAAAGAAGGATGGGAGAAACAATGTAAGGATAACTCCACTGAGGGAGAAGGTAGGGACGGAGGAGCAAAGAGGAGGCGACGCTGAGgcagaggtggaagaggaggatgagaaagGACAGACAGGACATTTGTCTCCGTCACATCGACCAGG TCAATCTAGAAAGAAGCATCACGATAAAGAGGATATGTTTGGCAGCGAGCAGAACATCAGTCCAACTGATGCAACAACAGAAGAAACTGTGGACAGAAGAAGGAGGAATATTAAGAAGAAGGACACAGAAGAAGCTGCAATAACAACCGG GACAAGTGGTATTACAACTGCAGAATCAGAGGGACAGAAGACGTCCAGGATcagcagagatggaggatggccgagacaaaaaacagaagacacttctcaaccaatcaggagccaGAAACCAGAGGAACGGACAAACAGAGGAACAACAGAGACTCATGACGACTCCGCTCCTCCTTCATCG AAAAAGCAAACGAGAGATGAGAGGGAAGTAAAGAGAGGACAGGTGAAGAAGAATGAAGGACacgagcgaggaggaggagcggcggCGAGGCAGAAGGAAGTGTCTACtgggaagaagagggggaggagagggaggcagacacacaaagagttAGTTGTTG AGAGCGATGACGACCCTGTGGAGAAAGGGGAGGTGGAGATCAACCAGGAgctggaagaagaagagtctTTCCTAAAATCCCCCGCAAGCCCAtcagcaacacaaaaacacaaaacagaagcaaAGATGTGTGAAGACGTGGAAACAGATTGTCTCTCCAGCAATGACGAACACAGAAACATCCGATCAGTGAGTTCACTCAGGTCCAGTGACACTGCGTCCCACCTCCATCAGAGGAACTCGAGGGGGTCTGCAGCCTCTTCCTGGGGCGGGGCAATGATAGCCAGTGCcacaggtttctcttcagcatgTGGTCGTCTGTCGTCATGTTCCACTGTCATGGTCGCGGATGAACAGCTGATGTTGAACCCAGTTAAGCCAGAG TTACCTAGAATGAGtcaggaggaggctgctgctctgCGTCTGGCCCAGcgagcagagagacggaggcaggaggtggagaggaagaggagggagcgggaggaagaggagaggaggcagcaggagagggagcagaCGGAGGAGCGGATGAAGAGCGAgctggagggggagaggaggaagagagctgAGGAGCTCAG ACTGAAGAAGctggcagaggaggagcagaggaggaggcacgaggaggaggagcaggcaaGAGTCAGACGGGAACAGGCaaaaagagaaatggagagaaggagtcaggaggaaaggaggaggcaGATGGAGCGACTGCAAAggatgagagaagaggaggaacggAGGAGGAAAG CTGAGCTTGAGCGTTTGcagatggaggagcagcagaggcaggaggaggagaacatgaaGCTACAAGAGATGGATGAGAGCGAGAGGATCGAGTACCTCCGcgtgaaggagcaggaggaagaggagaggaggaagaaagaggaggagaacaaaaggagagaagaggaggccgCTCTATTGGGCGCAGAGCAGGCCAGGATGCAAGCAGAGCAGCTCGCCAG AGAGGTGGCGCTGTTGCACCAGCAGTTGGCCTTTAAAAGGGGTCTTGTTTTGGAGGCTGGAGGTCTGGAGAAAACTCAGGGAATCTCCCGGCCGTGGATCTACTCATATTTTAGTTTACTGCAGCTACTGGGTCTGACTCCGTCTCAAGCCGAGACGACCATCTGA
- the LOC124854633 gene encoding olfactory receptor 142-like has translation MENSTESLSFVLAMYGDTGKLKYLYFTLAMVFYISVIVANSVLIFIIYIDKNLHEPMYLFLCSLFVNEIYGSTSLLPCFMVHILSDTHEISASFCFLQIFNIHTYGTIEFGTLTIMAHDRYVCICKPLHYNSIITKRKVQIVICFIWIFCFVEIGALLSFTIRLNFCGTVINKVFCVHHLVVDLSCSPDRTVSLVHDVVFGLIVTVAGPVSYISYSYVNIFSVCLKGSKETRMKALETCTPHFVSLISFVFACFYSLISQRFDPSSVPYPLCVFLSTYAMVIQPLLNPVIYGLKLSKIKHACKNLLTLKTSQLYIFPEAYLNSTVHY, from the coding sequence ATGGAGAACTCAACAGAGAGTTTGTCATTTGTGTTGGCTATGTATGGTGACACAGGAAAGTTAAAGTACCTGTACTTTACTCTGGCTATGGTATTTTACATATCAGTGATTGTTGCAAACTCTGtgcttattttcattatttatatagaCAAAAATCTCCATGAGCCCATGTATTTATTCCTGTGTAGTTTATTTGTTAATGAAATATACGGCAGCACGTCTTTGCTGCCCTGCTTTATGGTGCATATATTGTCAGACACACATGAAATTTCTGCCTCCTTCTGCTTCcttcaaatatttaacattcatACATATGGAACTATTGAATTTGGAACATTAACAATTATGGCACATGACAGATATGTATGCATTTGTAAACCTTTACATTACAACAGCATAATTACAAAAAGGAAAGTACAAATTGTCATATGTTTTATCTggatattttgttttgtggagATTGGAGCTTTATTGTCTTTTACTATTCGTTTAAATTTTTGTGGGACTGTTATCAACAAAGTATTCTGTGTACATCACTTAGTTGTTGACCTTTCTTGTTCACCAGACAGAACAGTGTCACTCGTTCATGATGTGGTTTTTGGTCTTATTGTCACTGTCGCTGGTCCTGTCAGTTATATTTCATACAGTTACGtaaatattttttcagtgtgtttaaaaGGTTCCAAAGAGACCAGAATGAAGGCTTTAGAAACCTGCACTCCACATTTCGTTTCACTCATTAGCtttgtgtttgcctgtttttaTAGTTTGATCAGTCAGAGATTTGACCCGTCCTCAGTGCCGTaccctctctgtgttttcttgtctACGTATGCGATGGTCATTCAGCCTCTTCTTAATCCTGTAATTTATGGTCTCAAACTGTCAAAAATTAAACATGCTTGTAAAAATTTgttgacattaaaaacatcacaactCTACATTTTTCCTGAAGCGTATTTAAATTCTACCGTTCATTATTAA